The genomic stretch TTCATGAATTTTTCAGCAACTGTTTCTGCTTCACTTTCATTAGAGAAATCAATAAATTCTAGAGGTGAATTAAACTTTTCGTGGATGTTTATTGTTACCTCATTTCCTTTAAAAACCAAATAACTTCTGTAACTATCATGCTGGTTTATAAGCGCATGATAAGCTGCATCTAAAGTGTTGAAATCTATTTTTCCTTCTATATTAATTTTAGCTCCAATATTATGAATCGGTGCTTCAGGATACATTAGATATTCATAATATATATCTTGCTGAGCAAGTGTGAGTCTCATAAAAATAATTTAATAATTTGTTTTGCTTTTAATAGAAAGAAGAAGTGTGCTTTCAAAATATTAAAAAGCTAAGAATAACCCAATAATTATTGGGAAATAGTGGTTGGTTTATATGCTGACATTAGTAAGAATGATTTTTTTCTAATGCTTGTATCGTAATTTTTTTAATTGTCGAATAGAAATTGCCTGAGTATACTTCTTTACTAGGATTAATATTTGTTGCGAAATAATACAGTTGATTGTTTTTTTCCATGTATCCAACAAACCATCCGTTATGCATTTTATCTACGATTGTTCTGCCAGTTTTTCCATATAGTACATAATCATCGCCTTTCTCTATTAAAATCAACTTCTTTACAATCATTTCGTTTTCCTGAGAGATTGGTAATTTTGAATTGTATAAACGCTCTAAAAAAGCTATTTGTTGAAATTGGTTTATGTAAGATCCTTTTTCAAACCAGAAGGTATCAATATTTGTCGAATCAATTTTCATGTTTCCATACTGAATCTTGGACACATAATATTTCATTCTCTCTGCTCCTATTTCTTTTGCCAGTTCTTGGTAGCAAGGAACACATGAGAGTTGAAATGCTTCTCTAAATGTTAGATCTTTTCTCCACGCTGGATTTACTCTATACTTTCCATTCCATTTAAAAATAAAATCTTCACCTTTTATCAATCCTGTTTCTAATCCAATAATTGAATTAACAATTTTAAAAGTTGATGCTGGCGGTCTACTTGTCCTTGCCCATTGGAAGTCATTTGAATAGAATGTGCTCTTTTTAGGATCAAAGATTAATATAGATCCGTCTAGTTTAGCATCTTCTATAATTAATTTAAAATCATGATTGTTTATAATCCGTGAAACGGAGTCATTCTTCTTGGTTGTAGAAACCTTATTTACAGTCTTCGTTTGTTTACAATTTGTAAGCAAACAAATGACACATAATAATACTAAGCAACTGACTTTATTTTTCATTATTTAAAAATCAAGAAAAAAAATTAAATTGACAAATCCTTTATTTGTTTTTTATCTTCTGTTTTTAAGTCTTTTATAATTTTCCCAAAATCAAATTTAATAATACGATCTGCATGATTGAAATAAGCATCGTCATGCGTAACTGCAATTATTGTTTTTCCATCTTTTTTAAATTTAGGAATTAACTCTTCATAAAAGAATTTCCTAAAGTAAGGATCTTGATCTGCTGCCCATTCATCTAGAATTAAAACTGGTTTTTTTTCTAAAAGCGCAAAAATCATCGACATTCTTTTACTTTGTCCTTTTGAAAAATTTCTTCTAGCAGATTCTTCTTTATCATCTTCTACAACAACATCTAGCTCCATTTGCTTTAGTAACTCTTGATATTCTTTATTACTTTCGAGCTTATAATCATCATAGTTTTTTGAAAAAATATGATTGTTGGTAAAAATTGCCGTCATGTAGTTCTGTAGTTCACTTTTTGGATCAATAATAGATGATTCATTTACAATAATTTCTCCATCAGAAGGCTGATAAAGTCCCGTAAGGATATTTATAAACGTACTTTTTCCCGAACCATTTCCTCCAATTATAAAGATGACTTCTCCTTTTTTTACTTCAAGATTTACGGGACCAAGAGTAAATGTATTTTCTTTGTTTTTCTCTTCGTAATTAAAACATATGTTTTTGAATTCGATAGATTGAAAAGATGTAGAAATTTGTGGAGTATCTACTCGATCTTCTTCAATTTGGAAGTCTTTCCTAAATTTTTTAATTCTCCTATTTGCTACCATAAAACGT from Kordia antarctica encodes the following:
- a CDS encoding penicillin-binding transpeptidase domain-containing protein, yielding MKNKVSCLVLLCVICLLTNCKQTKTVNKVSTTKKNDSVSRIINNHDFKLIIEDAKLDGSILIFDPKKSTFYSNDFQWARTSRPPASTFKIVNSIIGLETGLIKGEDFIFKWNGKYRVNPAWRKDLTFREAFQLSCVPCYQELAKEIGAERMKYYVSKIQYGNMKIDSTNIDTFWFEKGSYINQFQQIAFLERLYNSKLPISQENEMIVKKLILIEKGDDYVLYGKTGRTIVDKMHNGWFVGYMEKNNQLYYFATNINPSKEVYSGNFYSTIKKITIQALEKNHSY